The following proteins are encoded in a genomic region of Nonomuraea muscovyensis:
- a CDS encoding dihydrofolate reductase family protein — translation MGRILYSAMVSLDGYIEDPDGGIDFSAPDDEAHRLANEQAREAAAFLFGRRTYEAMERPWTAAAGRDDLPEVEKEFARVYQETPRYVFSDTLTRVPEGVRLVRSDEAVAEVTRLKQQTDGRFDLGGACLAASLLDLVDEFALFVMPATVGGGKPFFPVGRRLRLRRTEHRCFASGVVYLRYERAS, via the coding sequence TACTCGGCGATGGTGTCGCTGGACGGCTACATCGAGGACCCGGACGGCGGCATCGACTTCAGCGCCCCGGACGACGAGGCGCACCGGCTGGCCAACGAGCAGGCCCGCGAGGCGGCGGCCTTCCTGTTCGGGCGGCGTACCTACGAGGCGATGGAGCGGCCGTGGACCGCGGCGGCCGGCCGCGACGACCTGCCGGAGGTCGAGAAGGAGTTCGCCCGCGTCTACCAGGAGACGCCGCGCTACGTCTTCTCCGACACCCTGACCAGGGTGCCGGAGGGGGTGCGGTTGGTGCGCAGTGACGAGGCGGTGGCCGAGGTGACCCGGCTCAAGCAGCAGACCGACGGGCGCTTCGACCTGGGCGGCGCCTGCCTGGCCGCCTCGCTGCTGGACCTGGTCGACGAGTTCGCGCTGTTCGTGATGCCGGCGACGGTGGGCGGCGGCAAGCCGTTCTTCCCGGTGGGCCGCAGGCTGCGCCTGCGGCGGACCGAGCACCGGTGCTTCGCCTCGGGCGTGGTGTACCTGCGCTACGAGCGCGCCTCCTGA
- a CDS encoding ribokinase — MGRTVGQAAGEHDGRPVPLHRHDVVVVGSANADLVVQVGRHPAPGETVLGSDLAVHPGGKGANQAVAAARLGARVALLGRVGTDGHGRLLRESLRRDGVDLSHLHDTPAASGVAMIAVGPRGDNSIIVAPGANSLLSEDDVRGAAPLLRSAPIVSLQLEIPMPAVLAAARLARRAVLNLSPATPVPDELLALCDPLVVNEHEAALVLGGMGDAAQQAKALLALGPRSVVITLGADGAVTAEDGAVQPVPSPRVAPVDTTGAGDAFAGALAWRLARGDALADAAAFAARVGAATVRRPGAQNSYPTLAEVETL; from the coding sequence GTGGGCCGGACCGTTGGTCAGGCCGCGGGCGAGCACGACGGCCGTCCCGTTCCCCTCCACCGCCACGACGTGGTGGTGGTGGGGTCGGCCAACGCCGACCTCGTCGTCCAGGTCGGGCGGCACCCCGCGCCGGGCGAGACCGTGCTGGGCTCCGACCTGGCCGTGCACCCCGGCGGCAAGGGCGCCAACCAGGCCGTCGCCGCCGCCCGGCTCGGCGCCCGGGTGGCGCTGCTCGGCCGGGTCGGCACCGACGGGCACGGGCGGCTGCTGCGCGAATCGCTGCGACGCGACGGCGTGGACCTCAGCCACCTGCACGACACGCCCGCGGCCAGCGGCGTCGCGATGATCGCGGTGGGGCCGCGCGGCGACAACAGCATCATCGTCGCGCCGGGCGCCAACTCCCTGCTCAGCGAGGACGACGTGCGGGGGGCCGCCCCGCTGCTGCGGTCGGCGCCGATCGTGTCCCTGCAACTGGAGATCCCGATGCCGGCGGTGCTCGCCGCCGCGCGGCTGGCCCGGCGGGCCGTGCTCAACCTGTCGCCGGCGACCCCGGTGCCGGACGAACTGCTGGCGCTGTGCGATCCGCTGGTGGTCAACGAGCACGAGGCGGCGCTGGTGCTCGGTGGCATGGGGGACGCGGCCCAGCAGGCCAAGGCGCTGCTCGCGCTCGGGCCCCGCTCGGTCGTGATCACGCTGGGGGCGGACGGGGCCGTGACGGCCGAGGACGGCGCCGTCCAGCCGGTGCCGAGCCCCCGCGTGGCGCCCGTGGACACCACGGGCGCCGGCGACGCGTTCGCCGGGGCGCTGGCCTGGCGGCTGGCCAGGGGCGACGCCCTCGCCGACGCCGCGGCGTTCGCCGCCCGCGTCGGCGCGGCGACCGTCCGCAGGCCGGGCGCGCAGAATTCGTACCCGACGTTGGCGGAGGTGGAGACCCTGTGA
- the rbsD gene encoding D-ribose pyranase gives MKRGGIINAALAGAVARLGHTDEVLICDSGMPLPPGVPVVDLAFVPGIPSFADVLDGILAEIVVEGATAAEEVRAANPACHAELGERLPVLGYVPHERLKQLSRTSRLVVRTGEARPYANVILRCGVAF, from the coding sequence GTGAAGCGGGGCGGCATCATCAACGCGGCCCTGGCGGGCGCCGTGGCCCGGCTCGGTCACACCGACGAGGTGCTGATCTGCGACAGCGGCATGCCGCTGCCGCCGGGCGTGCCGGTCGTGGACCTGGCGTTCGTGCCGGGGATCCCGTCGTTCGCCGACGTGCTCGACGGCATCCTCGCCGAGATCGTGGTGGAGGGCGCCACGGCCGCGGAGGAGGTGCGCGCCGCCAATCCGGCCTGCCACGCCGAGCTCGGCGAGCGCCTGCCGGTGCTGGGGTACGTGCCGCACGAGCGGCTCAAGCAGCTCAGCCGCACGAGCAGGCTCGTCGTCCGCACCGGCGAGGCCCGCCCGTACGCCAACGTCATTCTGCGCTGCGGCGTCGCCTTCTGA